Within the Bacillus mesophilus genome, the region GCCTTCTCAGAAAGTAGGTCTAAATCTAACTCATCTTCATCACCAAAAGTTGCGTCCATTACTACCTTCTGCATATCAAGAGGAGTTAATCCGTACACATAGGCTAAAAGTTTAACTCGCTTGATTACTTCATCAGTAATCAGACTTCGAGGAACAAAGTTTTCGGATAAACCATATATAAATAATTCAAGGTCAAAGTCAATATTCCCTACTCTTACTTCCGATCTACCTTCTCTGTTCACATAGGTATCAGTAAAGGAATCATTGTCATCAAGTTTTAATGAATCTTGCTCTTTTGTGTGATAAACATCAGAAAATGTTTGGGATATTTCCTTAAACTCAGAATGATTAATGTCTTTCGTAATAAATAGTGATTTTAACTTTGTATATCTATGTTCTCCTACTTCACGCTTTAAAAGTATTCCATATGGAAAATCAGATCCAAAAAACATGGAAGGTGATAATGGGGATCTAAGCTCATAAATAAAGTTTTTTATATCTGGTGTCTCCTGCACATAAGATCGAATCAAACCAATTCCTTCAAGTTTTTTTCTCGCCATAAGGATTTGATCCAAGTTCGTTTGTAAGGACTCCATTAATTGTTTATGAGTGGAGGGTGATCCCCAGTATTTATATACCTCAAGTTCGCCCCATAATAACATGTACAAAGAGAAGCTAAGAGGACCAATCAATGGCTGATATAAAAGTGTGAGAACTCTACGATCAAACTCATGTAACGCTGTATCAGTTTTGACCAGATATTGATCTTTAGGTAATACTTCTTTCCAAGATTGCATGACGATCCTCTTTCTTTAGTTAAAGTTAATCTTTTAATGCTCTGTAAGAAAAAAAGAGCTCGTAGCATAAAGCGCCTAAGCTCAGGATGTTAATTTCTTGTTTTAAGTAAATCTTTTAATTCATCAATAAAAACATTTATATCTTTAAACTGTCTATATACAGATGCAAAGCGAACATACGCAACATCATCAATTTTTGCTAAACGGTCCATGACCATTTCACCGACAGCGTCACTCTTTACCTCTGAAGTACCTTGATTCCTTAGCTCAACTTCTACCTCATGAGTGATATCCTCTAAACGCTGTAAAGGAACTGGGCGCTTCTCACAAGCTTTAATGAGTCCACGAAGGATCTTTTCTCGACTAAACTCCTCGCGAGTACCTTCTTTT harbors:
- the nrdR gene encoding transcriptional regulator NrdR produces the protein MKCPSCQHNGTRVLDSRPVDDGKSIRRRRECEECQYRFTTFEKVEEMPLIVVKKEGTREEFSREKILRGLIKACEKRPVPLQRLEDITHEVEVELRNQGTSEVKSDAVGEMVMDRLAKIDDVAYVRFASVYRQFKDINVFIDELKDLLKTRN
- a CDS encoding replication initiation and membrane attachment family protein gives rise to the protein MQSWKEVLPKDQYLVKTDTALHEFDRRVLTLLYQPLIGPLSFSLYMLLWGELEVYKYWGSPSTHKQLMESLQTNLDQILMARKKLEGIGLIRSYVQETPDIKNFIYELRSPLSPSMFFGSDFPYGILLKREVGEHRYTKLKSLFITKDINHSEFKEISQTFSDVYHTKEQDSLKLDDNDSFTDTYVNREGRSEVRVGNIDFDLELFIYGLSENFVPRSLITDEVIKRVKLLAYVYGLTPLDMQKVVMDATFGDEDELDLDLLSEKAKTFYEIENFGRMPKLSEKIQPLKHQNMRYLEPRTEEEKRIRHFETTSPKDYLIELAGGALPTSSDLAIVESLMVNQHILPGVVNVLLDYVVNKKKMNLNKKYMENTASNWARQKIKTVKEALDQIVEFEKDVAEYKEKEQKTKQNPGSGLRKPIRKEILPEWMTDPEYVEKRKKEVTSQTDLELERKKLNDRIQKYKNRETP